In Phormidium yuhuli AB48, one genomic interval encodes:
- a CDS encoding glycoside hydrolase family 57 protein, whose translation MVTGYVSLVLHAHLPFVRHPESDYVLEEEWLYEAITETYIPLLRVFEGLKQDGIDFKMTMSMTPPLVSMLRDPLLQERYDAHLALLQDLVEKEIVHNEHNGHLRYLAEHYATEFAETRKIWEKYQGDLVLAFKQFLDSNNLEIITCGATHGYLPLMKMYPQAVWAQLKVATEHYEENFGRPPSGIWLPECAYFEGLERMIADAGLRYFLTDGHGILYARPRPRFGTYAPIFTETGVAVFGRDHESSQQVWSSEVGYPGAPEYREFYKDLGWEAEYEYIKPYIMPNGQRKNTGIKYHKITGRGLDLSQKALYDPYWAREKAAEHASNFMFNRERQVSHLHGIMGRPPMVVSPYDAELFGHWWYEGPWFIDYLFRKSWYDQNTYDMTHLADYLRMEPSQQVCKPSQSSWGFRGFHEYWLNDTNAWVYPHLHKATERMIELSKREPADELEWRALNQAARELLLAQSSDWAFIMRTGTMVPYAVRRTRSHLMRFHKIYDDVQIGKIDSGWIEKVEAIDNIFPSINYRVYRPL comes from the coding sequence ATGGTTACTGGCTACGTTTCTCTGGTTCTCCATGCTCATCTTCCCTTCGTCAGACACCCTGAGAGTGACTACGTCCTAGAGGAAGAATGGCTCTATGAAGCCATCACCGAAACCTATATCCCCCTGCTGCGGGTATTTGAAGGTCTCAAGCAAGATGGCATCGATTTTAAGATGACCATGAGCATGACGCCTCCTCTGGTGTCCATGCTGCGAGATCCTCTCTTGCAAGAGCGTTACGATGCTCACCTGGCCTTACTCCAAGACCTCGTGGAGAAGGAAATCGTCCATAACGAGCATAATGGTCATCTGCGCTATCTGGCGGAGCATTACGCCACCGAATTCGCCGAAACTCGCAAAATCTGGGAAAAATACCAGGGTGACCTAGTACTGGCCTTTAAGCAATTCCTCGATAGCAATAACCTGGAAATCATCACCTGTGGCGCCACTCATGGCTATTTGCCCTTGATGAAGATGTATCCTCAGGCAGTTTGGGCCCAGTTAAAGGTGGCCACTGAACATTACGAGGAAAATTTTGGCCGTCCTCCCAGCGGAATTTGGCTACCTGAATGTGCCTATTTTGAAGGCTTGGAGCGCATGATTGCTGATGCGGGCCTGCGCTATTTCCTCACCGATGGTCACGGAATTCTCTACGCTCGCCCCCGACCCCGCTTTGGCACCTATGCCCCCATCTTTACAGAGACTGGGGTGGCGGTGTTTGGCCGAGATCATGAATCGTCACAACAAGTCTGGTCCTCAGAAGTGGGCTATCCTGGCGCACCGGAATATCGGGAATTCTATAAGGACTTGGGCTGGGAGGCAGAGTATGAGTACATCAAGCCTTACATCATGCCCAACGGTCAACGAAAAAACACGGGCATCAAATACCACAAAATCACGGGACGGGGGCTAGATTTAAGTCAGAAAGCCCTCTATGACCCCTATTGGGCCCGAGAAAAAGCGGCGGAACACGCCTCAAACTTCATGTTCAACCGGGAACGCCAAGTGTCCCACCTCCATGGCATTATGGGCCGTCCCCCCATGGTGGTCTCTCCCTATGATGCCGAGTTATTTGGTCACTGGTGGTATGAGGGGCCCTGGTTTATTGACTATCTCTTCCGCAAGTCTTGGTATGACCAGAATACCTATGATATGACCCACTTGGCGGATTACCTACGCATGGAACCCAGCCAACAAGTCTGTAAACCGTCTCAGTCTAGTTGGGGCTTCCGGGGCTTCCATGAATACTGGCTCAATGATACCAATGCCTGGGTGTATCCCCACTTACACAAGGCCACGGAACGGATGATTGAACTGAGTAAGCGGGAACCGGCGGATGAGTTGGAATGGCGGGCCCTCAACCAAGCCGCCCGAGAACTACTCCTGGCGCAATCCTCTGACTGGGCCTTCATCATGCGTACTGGAACGATGGTCCCCTATGCGGTTCGCCGCACCCGCTCCCATCTGATGCGCTTCCACAAAATCTATGATGATGTCCAAATCGGTAAGATTGATTCCGGCTGGATTGAGAAGGTTGAAGCGATTGATAACATCTTCCCGAGCATCAATTATCGGGTTTATCGTCCGTTGTAG
- a CDS encoding nSTAND1 domain-containing NTPase: MMGFASPTDRPALEVQDNQLAELRFCLEAAEGQFKLMFVRCNYQTLRSQLLQRLQQTTSLTIQDIQIQPNACSLFHALYPYRTPHHPAVLSLSGLEAVNDPDRLLQSANPVREEFRKYFPCPLLLWVNDRLLTQLIRLVPDFESWGTTYHFSLSPEQLCQELNRQSDRLEQRLLQGDSIQWHPNATLTQDRDREELRSALEALQQQHQRLTPELAAHVQVLVGRNAYERPRIPLDTARRHFLNALHYWQTQPQDPRSLQKQALIHLHLGLVALRDHDSRRLDHHSHPHAEAPLDTARQHLQTCADLFENNHQAEAVAKVLPLLGETLHRLGDWANLRQLAHRAIRLHKTYGDPLHLALDYGFLAKIACLEARWYRAQTWADRALQHLTQLNIERPFPPPFQHLITQEIRLLLVRAQQHLNRPHSAEENLRTALADLPRALQDSAHQIDPHCYLRLLDRLRSGYTLHQQHLAAFEIKQRQRSIEQQYGFRAFIGAGQLKPQRQHFPYNLTDRPPEAAAKPGHVAPEILASPRQQDIETIRERLARPEFKLITLYGPSGVGKTSLIDAGLVPALQQVSIGVRTAVPIVLRVYDDWGDRLGQHLAQSLDIAPANSQTRVQDYLLGVLELASRRNQFMVLIFDQFEEFFFANTKTEQRLPFYNFLRACFDISYVKVLLSLREDYMHCLLECDRHLNLSDLDHNLLDQRHLYYLRSFSPDDTRHLIRHLSETRPHLDLEPALIDAIVEDLAQESGDVRPIELQLIGAQLQQQHITDLDQYRQLGKNPKQQLVEDFLEDVIQDCGPENEAAARHLLYCLTNKQGHRPIKAYSELAQEAGQTPQALDLILDICVKSGLVSLLPEAPELRFQLVHDYLVPFIRLSRERADVQAKVDLQETNLRLNEEKAILEQLTEAQERQRQTDARMKRIWLLGAILSLLGAGVLGVVANLAIRAQKTAAIAEIKARNAAARAYLPLTPPDSFSALLESLRAGERFKELTPPEPELLREIVPQLQQSLEVTFEQNRLDSPSKGILDLSFSPDGQFLATVGLENTLDLWASDGTQLQRIAAHDRAVTSLSIRGDGQQILTGSDDRTAKLWSRDGTLLQVMQTGDATVTRVAFAPDGETWAIADAEGQVSLWTGKDGPKQTISAHESWVLGLSFHPDGDRLATASRDGTVKLWERQTGVLLQTLPPQNSGITSLAFTPDGETLATSDADGNVWLRRGDTYQETHVLTAVSDSRILNLAFSADGQLIATTTAEGVIYLWSADGELLRELRGHRDAVWGASFSPDGIRLATASSDTTVRLWQIQREVETVLEAQQGEVWAVDISPRGDLLASAHEGGAVQLWTLEGQPHQRLLGHEDMVLNVSFSPDGRFLVSTGADDTVRLWRVGEPEAVRVWSPGQGVRTASFSPDGRRLMTAGDDGTLVLWRVADGVRQRTIQAHGEAVNSVAWHPDGNHVISASRDRTLRLWTIQGQLQATLESGSGSTGSVNWVSFSPEGDWIASASSDNRVRLWNREGELLQVLDGHTARVNWVSFSPEGRPRQLVSASDDRTVRLWQWDEDRQEFVNTEVFKGHGESVLSVLLSPEQELLASASKDGTVRLWLLPSLGNFEALFKRGCAWIDDYLNQTRSLEAGKGLLCHPD; the protein is encoded by the coding sequence ATGATGGGTTTTGCTTCTCCAACTGACCGTCCAGCCCTCGAAGTTCAGGACAATCAACTCGCTGAACTTCGGTTTTGCCTTGAAGCCGCCGAAGGACAGTTCAAACTGATGTTTGTCCGTTGTAACTATCAAACCCTGCGATCGCAACTCCTGCAACGGCTACAACAGACCACATCCCTAACCATCCAAGACATACAAATCCAGCCTAACGCCTGTAGCCTGTTTCACGCCCTCTATCCCTATCGCACCCCCCATCATCCCGCCGTTCTCTCCCTCAGTGGTTTAGAAGCCGTCAACGACCCCGATCGCCTCCTACAATCGGCCAACCCCGTGCGGGAGGAATTTCGCAAATACTTTCCCTGTCCCCTGCTGCTGTGGGTAAACGATCGCCTACTCACCCAACTCATCCGCCTAGTTCCCGACTTTGAAAGTTGGGGAACCACCTATCACTTCAGCCTCTCCCCCGAACAACTGTGTCAAGAACTCAACCGGCAGAGCGATCGCCTCGAACAGCGGCTTTTGCAAGGGGATAGCATCCAATGGCATCCCAACGCCACCCTCACCCAAGACCGCGATCGCGAAGAACTGCGCAGCGCCCTAGAAGCCCTGCAACAGCAACATCAACGACTCACCCCCGAATTAGCCGCTCACGTCCAAGTCCTCGTGGGGCGCAACGCCTATGAACGGCCCCGCATTCCCCTGGACACCGCCCGCCGCCACTTCCTCAACGCCCTCCACTATTGGCAAACCCAGCCCCAAGACCCCAGAAGCCTACAAAAACAGGCCCTAATTCATCTCCACCTCGGTCTAGTGGCCCTACGGGATCATGACAGCCGCCGTCTCGATCACCATAGCCATCCTCACGCCGAAGCGCCCCTAGACACCGCTCGTCAACATCTACAAACCTGCGCCGACCTTTTTGAGAATAACCATCAAGCCGAAGCCGTCGCCAAAGTTCTCCCCCTGCTAGGAGAAACCCTACACCGTCTGGGAGATTGGGCCAATCTCCGTCAACTGGCCCATCGGGCCATCCGCCTCCATAAAACCTATGGCGACCCCCTACACCTGGCCCTTGACTATGGCTTTCTGGCCAAAATTGCCTGTTTAGAAGCACGCTGGTATCGGGCCCAAACCTGGGCAGACCGGGCCCTACAACACTTGACCCAACTCAATATTGAGCGTCCCTTTCCTCCGCCCTTCCAACACCTAATTACCCAAGAAATTCGGCTGCTACTCGTCAGGGCCCAACAGCATCTCAATCGTCCCCACAGTGCCGAGGAGAACCTACGGACGGCCCTAGCCGATTTACCTCGGGCCCTGCAAGACTCCGCTCACCAAATTGACCCCCATTGCTATCTGCGATTACTCGATCGCCTCCGCAGTGGCTACACCCTACATCAACAACATCTAGCGGCCTTTGAAATCAAACAGCGGCAACGCTCCATCGAACAACAATATGGCTTCCGAGCCTTTATCGGGGCGGGTCAACTGAAGCCACAACGGCAACATTTCCCCTATAACCTCACCGACCGCCCCCCCGAGGCCGCCGCCAAACCCGGTCACGTCGCCCCAGAAATCCTGGCGTCTCCCCGCCAACAGGATATTGAGACGATTCGGGAACGGCTGGCCCGTCCGGAATTTAAACTGATTACCCTCTACGGGCCCTCGGGTGTTGGCAAAACCTCCCTCATTGATGCGGGACTGGTTCCAGCTTTGCAACAGGTGAGTATCGGCGTTCGCACCGCCGTCCCCATTGTCTTGCGAGTTTACGATGATTGGGGCGATCGCCTCGGGCAACATCTGGCCCAATCTCTCGATATCGCCCCGGCCAATTCTCAAACTCGTGTCCAGGACTATCTCCTCGGAGTCTTGGAACTGGCCAGTCGGCGTAATCAGTTTATGGTCTTGATTTTTGACCAGTTTGAAGAATTTTTCTTCGCCAATACCAAAACCGAGCAACGATTGCCCTTCTATAACTTCCTGCGAGCCTGCTTTGATATTTCCTATGTCAAAGTGCTGTTATCCCTGCGGGAAGACTATATGCACTGTCTGCTAGAGTGCGATCGCCACCTCAACCTCAGTGATTTAGACCATAATCTCCTCGATCAACGTCACCTCTACTACCTACGAAGCTTCTCCCCCGATGACACCCGGCATCTGATTCGCCACCTCAGCGAAACCCGCCCTCACCTTGACCTAGAACCAGCGCTCATCGATGCGATCGTCGAAGACTTAGCCCAAGAATCCGGTGATGTACGCCCCATTGAACTACAACTGATTGGCGCTCAGCTACAGCAGCAGCACATCACGGATCTCGACCAATACCGACAACTGGGCAAGAACCCCAAACAACAGTTAGTGGAGGACTTCCTCGAAGATGTCATCCAGGATTGTGGCCCTGAAAACGAAGCCGCCGCGCGTCATCTGCTCTATTGTTTGACCAACAAACAGGGACATCGTCCCATTAAGGCCTATTCCGAACTGGCCCAAGAGGCTGGACAAACTCCCCAGGCCTTGGATTTGATTTTAGACATCTGCGTTAAATCTGGCTTAGTGTCCCTGCTTCCAGAGGCTCCTGAACTTCGTTTTCAACTGGTGCATGATTACTTAGTCCCCTTTATTCGTCTTTCTCGGGAGCGGGCTGATGTACAAGCCAAAGTGGACTTACAGGAGACGAACCTACGGCTTAATGAAGAGAAAGCCATTCTCGAACAACTGACCGAAGCCCAGGAACGGCAACGACAAACCGATGCCCGGATGAAACGGATCTGGCTATTGGGAGCCATACTTTCCTTATTAGGAGCTGGGGTACTAGGGGTGGTCGCGAACCTAGCCATCCGGGCCCAAAAAACTGCCGCCATCGCCGAAATTAAAGCCCGTAACGCCGCTGCACGGGCTTATTTACCCTTGACCCCCCCCGACTCCTTTTCTGCCCTACTAGAGAGCCTACGAGCGGGGGAGCGATTCAAGGAACTGACCCCCCCGGAACCGGAATTGCTACGGGAAATTGTGCCGCAACTGCAACAGTCCCTGGAAGTGACCTTTGAACAAAATCGTCTGGACAGTCCCAGCAAGGGTATTCTTGACCTGAGCTTTAGTCCCGATGGTCAATTTTTAGCAACAGTGGGTCTAGAAAATACCCTTGACCTCTGGGCCAGTGATGGAACACAACTTCAGCGGATTGCGGCCCATGACCGAGCCGTGACCAGTTTAAGCATTCGTGGTGATGGCCAACAAATCTTGACCGGAAGTGACGATCGCACCGCCAAACTCTGGAGTCGTGACGGCACGTTATTACAGGTGATGCAAACCGGTGATGCTACGGTGACGAGGGTCGCCTTTGCCCCGGATGGAGAAACCTGGGCCATCGCTGATGCAGAGGGTCAGGTAAGCCTGTGGACTGGGAAGGACGGCCCAAAACAAACGATTTCCGCTCATGAGAGTTGGGTTTTGGGCTTGAGTTTCCACCCCGATGGCGATCGCCTAGCCACAGCCAGTCGGGATGGAACCGTGAAACTCTGGGAGCGTCAGACAGGAGTCCTACTTCAGACCCTCCCCCCTCAAAACAGTGGCATTACCAGTCTGGCCTTCACCCCCGATGGGGAAACCCTAGCCACCAGTGATGCTGATGGCAATGTTTGGTTACGGCGAGGGGACACCTATCAAGAGACTCACGTGCTAACGGCCGTCAGTGACAGTCGCATTCTCAATTTGGCGTTTAGTGCTGATGGGCAGTTGATCGCCACGACCACCGCTGAGGGAGTTATTTATCTTTGGAGTGCTGACGGTGAATTGCTACGGGAGTTACGGGGTCATCGCGATGCCGTTTGGGGGGCCAGCTTTAGCCCCGATGGCATACGCTTAGCCACGGCGAGTTCCGATACAACGGTGCGCCTATGGCAAATTCAGCGAGAGGTGGAAACGGTACTAGAGGCTCAACAGGGGGAGGTTTGGGCTGTGGACATCTCTCCCCGAGGGGATTTGTTAGCCTCGGCCCATGAGGGGGGAGCCGTACAACTCTGGACGTTAGAGGGTCAGCCCCATCAGCGGCTTCTGGGCCATGAGGATATGGTTCTTAATGTGAGTTTTAGTCCCGACGGTCGGTTTTTGGTTTCTACGGGAGCCGATGATACGGTGCGGTTATGGCGAGTGGGGGAACCGGAAGCAGTCCGGGTTTGGTCGCCGGGTCAGGGAGTGCGCACGGCGAGTTTTAGCCCCGATGGTCGCCGTCTGATGACGGCTGGGGATGATGGAACCCTCGTCCTTTGGCGGGTTGCCGATGGGGTGCGACAACGGACGATTCAGGCTCATGGGGAGGCGGTCAATAGTGTCGCTTGGCATCCCGATGGCAATCACGTCATATCTGCTAGCCGCGATCGCACCCTGCGACTGTGGACGATTCAGGGACAGCTTCAAGCTACGTTAGAAAGTGGTTCGGGGTCGACGGGGTCGGTGAATTGGGTCAGTTTTAGCCCAGAGGGGGATTGGATTGCCTCGGCCAGTTCCGATAATCGGGTACGTCTGTGGAACCGGGAGGGTGAGTTATTGCAAGTCCTAGACGGTCATACAGCTCGGGTGAATTGGGTCAGTTTTAGTCCTGAAGGGAGGCCCCGACAATTGGTTTCGGCGAGTGACGATCGCACGGTACGGCTTTGGCAGTGGGATGAAGATCGGCAGGAGTTCGTCAACACGGAGGTGTTTAAGGGTCATGGGGAGAGTGTATTGAGTGTGTTGCTCTCACCGGAGCAGGAGTTGCTGGCCTCCGCGAGTAAGGATGGTACGGTGCGTTTGTGGCTTCTGCCCAGTCTGGGGAATTTTGAGGCTTTATTTAAGCGAGGCTGTGCCTGGATTGACGACTATCTCAACCAAACTCGGTCTTTGGAGGCGGGAAAAGGGTTATTGTGTCATCCCGATTAG
- a CDS encoding pentapeptide repeat-containing protein: MTRKPSNSSWLDSLEGVSLIGAVLGTVAGLAFQQLIYASAPLALALIMNFVNRQRHEEELERSLGNRVVETRLEVERQFEDELSRVREETQVEPQESLTTTANEDLLAVQEQLQQLQVQSQQPMLAVAELQQQISSLSTQVVKALGNLENLGADVASGMLQGVVTPASSQENGDSSELAASDVASADEFWERYQQGVRQFTRLQLPGVDLSQQRQYLNGVDFSEGNFNGANLSGLNLGDATFNQANLTGAQLDYGNLSRSQLQQADLRGANLRGANLRRANLRGANLEDADLSYADVTDANFEGANLKGVRFFRSRGHQQVLERQFVEAS; encoded by the coding sequence ATGACACGGAAACCCTCAAATTCGAGCTGGCTGGATTCTCTGGAGGGGGTCTCCCTCATCGGAGCCGTATTGGGAACGGTGGCCGGGTTGGCCTTTCAACAGTTAATCTATGCCTCGGCCCCTCTGGCCCTAGCACTGATCATGAATTTTGTCAATCGTCAACGCCATGAGGAAGAACTCGAACGCAGTTTGGGCAATCGCGTAGTGGAGACACGCTTGGAGGTTGAACGTCAGTTTGAGGATGAGTTGTCCCGAGTGCGGGAGGAGACTCAGGTTGAGCCCCAAGAGTCACTGACCACCACAGCTAATGAGGATTTATTGGCGGTTCAAGAACAACTTCAACAATTACAGGTGCAAAGCCAACAGCCGATGCTAGCGGTGGCCGAGCTTCAGCAACAAATTAGTAGTTTATCGACTCAGGTCGTGAAAGCCTTGGGGAATTTGGAAAACCTAGGGGCTGATGTGGCCAGTGGAATGCTTCAAGGGGTAGTCACCCCCGCGAGTTCCCAGGAGAACGGGGACTCATCTGAGTTAGCGGCATCGGATGTGGCCTCAGCGGATGAGTTCTGGGAACGCTATCAACAAGGGGTACGCCAGTTTACCCGACTCCAGTTGCCCGGGGTGGATTTAAGTCAGCAACGGCAGTATCTCAATGGTGTGGACTTCAGCGAAGGGAATTTCAACGGGGCGAACTTGAGTGGACTCAACTTAGGGGATGCAACCTTTAACCAGGCCAATTTAACCGGGGCCCAGTTGGATTACGGCAATTTGAGTCGATCGCAGCTACAACAGGCCGATCTACGGGGAGCCAATCTGCGGGGGGCCAATCTACGCCGAGCTAACCTGCGCGGCGCGAATCTCGAAGATGCTGATCTTTCCTATGCCGATGTGACAGATGCCAACTTTGAGGGCGCTAATCTCAAAGGGGTTAGATTTTTCCGAAGTCGTGGTCATCAACAGGTGCTTGAACGTCAGTTTGTTGAGGCCAGTTAA
- a CDS encoding AAA family ATPase, with protein MIASLDVATVYRACNPSQTLDITRRQDRRYYVNLSKTRGGDLLGELDATIRLFCPEEPTCQLLAGHIGCGKSTELRRLQAILQHHNFAVVYFESSQDLDMTDLDVGDVLLAIARQVYDRFGQNIIIQPQGQLFSLVKTANSLVCTEIPPLDEGGDGDRFRVQLQQLSQRTHGRPDLRSQLRHYLEPRIQTFLDAFNQELINPVIEHLRQQGKTGLVILVDNLDRLESSQKPWGRPQPEYLFVDRGDRLCKLNCHVVYTIPSSLLFSRDLSRLTISLGVDPKVLPMVSIKHRQGRLWKPGLSRLRQLVLARAFPDASPQQRQQWCDRLFDQSQTLNRLCYASGGHPRNLLRLFHRQIEKERQFPLSHTSLQATLRERRDQLLRSISHDEKELLKFVIKHKKISGDADYHSLIRSLLIFEYRDSKGSWFDVNPLLKASTFK; from the coding sequence ATGATTGCATCTTTAGATGTGGCGACCGTGTATCGAGCTTGTAATCCCAGTCAAACTCTGGATATCACCCGTCGCCAAGACCGTCGTTATTATGTGAATTTATCCAAAACCCGAGGGGGCGATCTCCTCGGGGAACTCGATGCGACCATCCGTTTGTTTTGTCCTGAAGAACCCACCTGTCAGCTATTAGCGGGTCATATCGGCTGTGGCAAATCCACAGAACTGCGGCGACTCCAAGCTATCCTACAACACCATAACTTTGCCGTTGTTTATTTTGAATCCTCCCAGGACTTGGATATGACGGATTTGGATGTGGGGGATGTGCTGTTGGCGATCGCCCGTCAAGTTTATGATCGCTTTGGTCAGAACATCATCATTCAGCCCCAGGGGCAACTCTTTTCCCTGGTCAAAACCGCAAATAGTCTCGTCTGCACCGAAATTCCGCCCCTAGACGAAGGTGGCGATGGCGATCGCTTCCGAGTTCAACTCCAACAACTGAGTCAGCGAACCCATGGACGACCCGATTTGCGATCGCAACTGCGACATTATCTCGAACCTCGGATTCAGACCTTTCTCGATGCCTTTAATCAAGAACTCATCAACCCAGTGATCGAACACCTGCGTCAGCAAGGGAAAACCGGCCTGGTCATTTTAGTGGATAATCTCGATCGCCTAGAAAGCAGTCAAAAACCCTGGGGACGACCCCAACCCGAATATCTATTTGTCGATCGCGGCGATCGTCTCTGTAAACTTAACTGTCATGTGGTCTATACCATCCCCTCCAGTTTGCTATTTTCCCGTGACCTCAGCCGCCTGACCATCAGCCTCGGAGTTGACCCCAAGGTCTTACCCATGGTCTCCATTAAACACCGCCAGGGTCGTCTCTGGAAGCCCGGATTAAGCCGGTTACGGCAGCTTGTCCTAGCCCGGGCGTTTCCTGATGCCTCGCCCCAACAACGTCAGCAATGGTGCGATCGCCTCTTCGACCAGTCTCAAACCCTCAATCGTCTCTGTTATGCTAGTGGCGGACATCCCCGAAATTTGCTACGCTTATTTCACCGTCAAATCGAAAAAGAACGACAATTCCCCCTCTCTCATACCTCCCTTCAAGCTACCCTTCGCGAACGTCGAGACCAACTTTTACGAAGTATCAGCCACGACGAAAAAGAGCTGCTTAAGTTTGTTATAAAGCACAAAAAAATAAGTGGTGATGCTGACTATCATTCGTTAATCCGTAGTCTTCTAATCTTTGAATATCGGGACAGTAAAGGGTCATGGTTTGATGTTAATCCCTTGCTCAAAGCCTCAACATTCAAATAA
- a CDS encoding Uma2 family endonuclease — protein MSLDSTSEVLRPEQDCQPWQPPPPPSNLVFDDGEPLESHRHRLAMNLLIDSVEVTLSHREDYFVGGNMFVYYSRDQAMNRDFRGPDCFVVLDVPGDRERQGWVVWEEEGHYPNIIIELMSPGTARVDLTQKRDLYEQIFRTPEYFVYDPFKPESLRGWRLDNGHYQELEPNENGWLWCSQLQHWLGLWSGRIHREWAIWLRFYTPQGELVQLPREVEQQRAEAERQRAEAERQRAETERQRAETEQQRAEAEQQRAERLAAKLRELGVNPDEL, from the coding sequence ATGTCACTCGACAGTACCTCGGAAGTGTTGAGGCCGGAGCAAGACTGTCAACCCTGGCAGCCGCCTCCCCCTCCCAGCAATTTAGTCTTTGATGACGGAGAACCGTTGGAAAGCCATCGTCACCGCCTGGCCATGAATCTGCTGATTGACTCGGTGGAGGTTACCCTCAGCCACCGTGAGGACTACTTTGTTGGCGGTAATATGTTCGTCTATTACAGCCGTGACCAGGCTATGAATCGGGATTTTCGTGGCCCGGACTGTTTTGTGGTTTTGGATGTTCCGGGTGATCGTGAGCGTCAGGGTTGGGTGGTCTGGGAGGAGGAGGGACACTATCCCAACATTATTATTGAGTTGATGTCCCCCGGTACGGCCCGCGTTGACTTGACTCAGAAGAGAGACCTCTATGAGCAGATATTTCGGACTCCAGAGTACTTTGTCTATGACCCGTTTAAACCTGAGTCTCTGAGAGGTTGGCGACTTGATAATGGTCATTATCAAGAACTTGAGCCAAATGAGAATGGCTGGCTCTGGTGTTCTCAACTCCAACATTGGCTGGGACTTTGGTCAGGACGCATTCACCGGGAATGGGCCATTTGGTTACGGTTCTATACGCCGCAGGGGGAGTTGGTCCAGCTTCCCCGAGAGGTGGAACAGCAACGAGCCGAAGCTGAACGCCAACGAGCTGAAGCCGAACGCCAACGAGCTGAGACTGAACGCCAACGAGCTGAGACTGAACAGCAACGAGCTGAGGCTGAACAGCAACGAGCGGAACGGCTGGCCGCGAAACTACGAGAACTGGGAGTGAATCCTGATGAACTCTAG